A window of uncultured Draconibacterium sp. contains these coding sequences:
- a CDS encoding zf-HC2 domain-containing protein: MKCKTVHNNLIFFLEKELPVLEMKQVQEHLDTCPDCALFAEEMKKTLSILETEKATENNPFLYTRIKAKLENQEEAERIQVARPILIRLLQPVAFSVLLLLGIYGGIKMGNVGSPVQETSVLSDDEMIPFWNGMDSEPIESFLLK; the protein is encoded by the coding sequence ATGAAATGTAAAACAGTACATAACAATTTAATTTTCTTTCTTGAAAAAGAGCTGCCGGTTTTAGAAATGAAACAGGTGCAGGAACATCTTGACACTTGTCCGGATTGTGCTCTTTTTGCCGAAGAAATGAAAAAAACGCTCAGTATTTTAGAAACTGAAAAAGCGACAGAGAATAATCCATTTTTATATACCCGTATAAAAGCAAAACTCGAAAACCAGGAAGAAGCAGAAAGAATACAGGTTGCAAGACCAATTTTGATACGCTTATTACAGCCTGTTGCATTTTCTGTGTTGTTGTTACTTGGTATTTATGGTGGTATAAAAATGGGAAATGTGGGCAGTCCCGTTCAGGAAACCAGTGTTTTATCAGACGATGAAATGATCCCGTTCTGGAATGGAATGGATTCAGAACCGATCGAATCTTTTTTATTAAAATAA
- a CDS encoding RNA polymerase sigma factor translates to MSDTEIIKQLQEGNEQAFRKLVETHQKLVVNTCFGLVHNREDAEDIAQEVFIEVFRNIDRFRAESKLSTWLYRIAVNRSLNHIRDNKKQKWFQSFEDEVTEKSKKLQQLATSKSDHPEFELENKQRALILHEAIGSLPKNQQVAFTLSKYEELSYQEIAEIMELSVSSVESLLFRAKKGLQKKLYSCYKKKCM, encoded by the coding sequence ATGTCGGATACCGAGATCATAAAACAGTTACAGGAAGGCAATGAGCAGGCATTTCGAAAGCTGGTTGAAACACATCAGAAACTGGTAGTGAATACCTGTTTTGGTTTGGTTCATAACCGGGAAGATGCTGAAGACATTGCGCAGGAAGTGTTTATTGAGGTTTTTCGGAACATTGATCGCTTTAGAGCCGAGTCGAAACTATCAACCTGGTTGTATCGTATTGCTGTAAACCGGTCGTTAAACCATATTCGCGATAATAAAAAGCAAAAATGGTTTCAATCGTTTGAAGATGAAGTAACTGAGAAAAGTAAAAAGCTGCAACAACTGGCTACTTCAAAATCAGACCATCCGGAGTTTGAATTGGAAAACAAACAACGGGCACTTATTTTGCACGAAGCCATTGGAAGTTTGCCCAAAAATCAGCAAGTAGCTTTTACTTTAAGTAAATACGAAGAACTCTCGTATCAGGAAATTGCAGAAATTATGGAGCTCTCGGTATCGTCGGTGGAATCCTTGCTTTTTCGTGCTAAAAAAGGGCTGCAAAAGAAATTGTATAGTTGTTACAAAAAAAAGTGCATGTAA
- a CDS encoding DUF4405 domain-containing protein, with amino-acid sequence MKNKFSWRAFISFGLTYAMIVLLISGIMLYVSPPGRYAHWVNWTIWGFTKEEWQAIHTLFSLGFIVLSALHLIWINWRAFVWYFKSKSAAKFNKKREFIGATVLVLLIFFGTVFSVPPFKSVMDLGEHFTESWEKVEERAPVPHAEQLTLTELAEQMHLTSVDEITRKLKIHEINFDNTNSQTLQDIAKLNNTTPLAIYEIISKQAANQKQGSGIGRKTVEDFAAELDKSVDEILAILHENNIKAQAKETLRTIGENNNLPPRDVYKLFSE; translated from the coding sequence ATGAAAAACAAATTTAGTTGGCGCGCATTTATCTCATTTGGCTTAACCTATGCCATGATTGTACTATTGATTTCCGGAATTATGTTGTACGTTTCGCCTCCGGGACGATACGCACACTGGGTAAACTGGACAATCTGGGGATTTACAAAAGAAGAGTGGCAAGCCATTCATACACTTTTTTCGTTGGGTTTTATTGTGCTTTCGGCTTTGCATTTAATATGGATAAACTGGAGAGCATTTGTTTGGTATTTTAAGTCAAAATCGGCCGCAAAATTCAATAAAAAGCGAGAGTTTATTGGTGCCACTGTATTGGTTCTGCTCATCTTTTTCGGGACAGTTTTTTCTGTTCCTCCCTTTAAAAGTGTGATGGATTTGGGCGAACATTTTACCGAGTCGTGGGAAAAGGTGGAAGAACGTGCTCCCGTTCCTCATGCTGAGCAATTGACTTTAACCGAACTTGCCGAACAGATGCATTTAACGTCGGTAGACGAAATTACACGAAAATTGAAAATTCATGAAATTAACTTTGATAATACCAACAGTCAAACTTTACAAGATATTGCAAAGTTAAATAATACAACACCATTGGCTATTTACGAAATAATTTCGAAACAGGCAGCTAATCAGAAACAGGGTTCGGGAATTGGCCGGAAAACTGTGGAAGATTTTGCCGCAGAACTGGATAAAAGTGTTGATGAGATTTTGGCAATTCTGCACGAGAACAACATTAAAGCGCAGGCAAAAGAAACCTTGCGTACCATTGGTGAAAACAATAATCTTCCTCCGCGAGATGTTTATAAGTTATTTTCTGAATAG
- a CDS encoding pyruvate, water dikinase regulatory protein yields MNLSKKSGNSPIYVVSGGRGIAGNNLVQSILIQYPDNEVPIIIVPHVSDEDTVFDTVMKAKTDGGLIAHTMVNPELRVKVNEICEEFAVPVVDLMGKLADYLDETLGVEPLKHPGLYRELNHQYFDRIESIEFTLSQDDGMSPQRLHNAEIILTGVSRAGKTPLSVYLAMYGWKVANIPLVPGVQPPPELFEIDPNRVFGLHIGASQLIAHRMKRIQNWNNHHSESYIDQRAVREEIRKAMFVFDRGGFTVVNVSNKPIESTANEILNLMSKRFSYRGRKLQSPYQDPSTE; encoded by the coding sequence ATGAACTTGAGCAAAAAATCGGGTAATTCGCCAATTTATGTGGTTTCCGGGGGGCGTGGTATCGCAGGCAACAACCTTGTGCAGTCTATTCTGATTCAGTATCCGGATAATGAAGTGCCAATAATTATCGTTCCACATGTTTCGGATGAAGACACGGTTTTTGATACCGTAATGAAAGCCAAAACCGATGGAGGCCTGATTGCTCATACCATGGTAAATCCGGAACTTCGTGTTAAAGTGAATGAAATTTGCGAAGAATTTGCAGTTCCGGTAGTTGACCTAATGGGAAAACTGGCCGACTATTTGGATGAAACATTGGGAGTAGAACCATTAAAACATCCGGGGCTTTATCGTGAATTAAATCATCAGTATTTCGACCGAATTGAGTCAATCGAGTTTACACTTTCTCAGGACGATGGTATGAGTCCGCAGCGTTTACACAACGCCGAAATAATTTTAACCGGAGTGTCGCGGGCAGGGAAAACCCCGCTTAGTGTTTACCTTGCTATGTACGGATGGAAAGTAGCAAACATTCCGTTGGTTCCGGGAGTACAGCCACCGCCTGAACTTTTTGAAATAGATCCGAACCGGGTTTTTGGCCTGCACATTGGTGCCAGCCAGTTAATTGCTCACCGCATGAAACGAATACAGAACTGGAACAATCATCACAGCGAATCATACATCGATCAGCGTGCAGTGCGCGAAGAAATCAGAAAAGCCATGTTTGTGTTCGACCGGGGCGGATTTACAGTTGTAAATGTTTCAAATAAACCGATTGAAAGCACGGCAAACGAAATTCTGAATTTAATGTCGAAACGCTTTTCATATCGCGGGCGCAAATTACAATCTCCTTACCAGGATCCAAGTACAGAATAA
- a CDS encoding penicillin acylase family protein, whose translation MKTVKRILLGLLILVVLALIGAAVFLQNIKTAAIPDYNKNVELKGLSSEVTVFRDEFGVPHLYAETEADLYYAIGFVMAQDRMWQMDLLRRVTQGRLSEILGKDQVNTDLMMRALRIQEKSEKILAKSSPEIVAALEAYAKGVNHYIENNAMPPEFKVLGYKPEPWKPVHCINLIGYMSWDLSMGWGTEYFLHQLRAEVSDDKIAELIPNMSNQKTAIYPEFGNINPDAETTLLSASQNLKDLGIEIFNGSNNWAVSGKKSKSGKPLMANDMHLGLFSPGIWYQMHQVVEGKLNVTGVVVPGQPFVIAGHNQNIGWGMTNVMVDDLDFYAEKLNEDSTKYLFDGEWKDLDIRKENIATKEGESVEKVLKFTHRGPMVNQFKNEKETPLSIRWLGNELSNEIRTVYLLNRAKNWTEFRDAVSTFISVSQNVVYADTEGNIGLQCSAGLPIREGSGIQVYPGDSSKYDWKGLVPFEELPYEFNPERGYVSSANNKTVPDDYPHYISHWFATPSRINRIREMLEEKDKLGIDDFKAMHSDFKSNTATQLTPVFITSLLNETGWSAIEKEAFEKLKAWDYRLTRESEAASIFEILYRKTMENMVKDDLSDKLFKRILGEKMLLENLMINVLEEQNSGWIDNSKTEKIETFDDIVIQSFKETVADLRTDLGDDVDQWKWENIHTFTISHPLGVVPVLNKVLKLNRGPFGMPGSYHTVCPYSYSFTNLYKANHGASHRHIFDTQNWDNSQTIIPTGTSGIPASKFYLDQTEMYINNKYHADPFSKTEVENAAAFRMSLLPD comes from the coding sequence ATGAAGACTGTAAAAAGAATTTTGCTGGGCTTGTTAATTTTAGTTGTATTAGCACTAATTGGAGCTGCCGTTTTTTTACAAAACATAAAAACCGCTGCCATTCCCGATTACAACAAAAATGTTGAACTAAAAGGACTCAGCTCTGAAGTTACAGTCTTTCGCGACGAGTTTGGTGTACCGCACCTTTATGCCGAAACGGAAGCCGACTTGTATTATGCAATTGGGTTTGTAATGGCGCAAGACCGGATGTGGCAAATGGATTTGTTACGCAGGGTAACACAAGGACGATTATCAGAAATTTTAGGGAAAGACCAGGTAAATACCGATTTAATGATGCGTGCATTGCGTATTCAGGAAAAATCGGAAAAGATATTGGCAAAATCGTCGCCCGAAATTGTTGCCGCCTTGGAAGCTTACGCAAAAGGTGTTAATCATTACATCGAAAATAATGCAATGCCGCCGGAATTTAAGGTTTTGGGGTACAAACCGGAGCCATGGAAACCGGTACATTGTATCAATCTTATTGGTTACATGTCGTGGGATTTATCGATGGGATGGGGGACCGAGTATTTTTTGCATCAGTTGCGTGCCGAGGTTTCCGACGATAAAATTGCAGAACTGATTCCAAATATGAGCAATCAAAAGACGGCAATTTATCCTGAATTTGGGAACATAAATCCGGATGCTGAAACGACTCTGCTATCGGCATCGCAAAACCTGAAAGATTTGGGAATTGAAATATTTAATGGCAGTAACAACTGGGCCGTATCGGGCAAAAAAAGTAAAAGTGGAAAACCTTTGATGGCAAACGACATGCATCTGGGATTGTTCTCTCCGGGAATTTGGTACCAAATGCACCAGGTTGTTGAGGGAAAATTGAATGTAACCGGGGTTGTTGTTCCCGGGCAGCCTTTTGTAATTGCGGGGCATAACCAAAATATTGGCTGGGGAATGACCAATGTAATGGTTGACGATCTTGATTTTTATGCTGAAAAATTGAATGAAGATTCAACAAAATATTTGTTCGACGGTGAATGGAAAGATTTGGATATCAGAAAAGAAAATATTGCAACCAAAGAAGGAGAAAGCGTTGAAAAAGTTTTAAAATTTACGCACCGCGGGCCCATGGTAAACCAGTTTAAAAACGAGAAGGAAACACCTTTGTCAATACGCTGGCTGGGCAACGAACTTAGTAACGAAATCCGAACTGTTTATTTATTAAACCGGGCTAAAAACTGGACCGAATTTCGTGATGCAGTAAGTACATTTATTTCGGTTAGCCAAAATGTGGTTTATGCCGATACCGAAGGAAATATTGGTTTACAATGCAGTGCCGGCTTGCCCATTCGCGAAGGTTCAGGTATTCAGGTTTATCCGGGCGACAGCAGCAAATACGATTGGAAAGGACTGGTTCCTTTTGAAGAATTACCTTACGAATTTAATCCCGAACGCGGATATGTTTCGTCGGCCAACAATAAAACGGTACCCGATGATTATCCTCACTATATTAGTCATTGGTTTGCCACACCAAGCCGCATAAACCGAATTCGTGAAATGCTCGAAGAAAAAGACAAGTTGGGCATCGACGATTTTAAAGCCATGCACAGCGATTTTAAATCGAACACGGCCACACAACTTACTCCTGTTTTTATTACTTCGTTGCTAAACGAAACAGGTTGGAGTGCTATTGAAAAGGAGGCTTTTGAAAAGTTGAAAGCCTGGGATTACAGATTAACACGTGAAAGTGAGGCCGCTTCGATCTTTGAAATTCTGTACCGGAAAACAATGGAGAATATGGTAAAAGATGATTTGTCGGATAAACTTTTTAAAAGAATTTTGGGTGAAAAAATGTTGCTCGAAAATTTGATGATAAATGTATTGGAAGAACAAAATTCGGGATGGATTGACAATAGTAAAACCGAGAAAATTGAGACGTTCGACGATATTGTTATACAGTCGTTTAAGGAGACAGTAGCTGATTTGAGAACTGATTTGGGTGATGATGTTGACCAATGGAAATGGGAAAATATACATACATTTACCATCAGCCACCCGCTGGGAGTTGTTCCGGTTTTAAACAAAGTACTGAAACTAAATCGCGGACCATTTGGAATGCCGGGTAGCTACCATACCGTTTGTCCGTATTCGTATTCGTTTACCAATTTGTACAAGGCTAACCATGGAGCATCGCACCGCCATATTTTCGATACTCAAAACTGGGACAATTCTCAAACCATTATACCAACCGGAACAAGTGGAATTCCGGCCAGTAAGTTTTATCTCGATCAAACCGAAATGTACATTAACAATAAATACCACGCCGATCCTTTCAGTAAAACTGAGGTAGAAAATGCAGCCGCCTTTAGAATGAGTTTACTTCCGGATTAA
- a CDS encoding DUF2147 domain-containing protein, with translation MKRLFILFFLGIYAMAGFAQEADKIVGVWWNDEKTTKIEVEKKDGKYIGTIVYMIPEKYENGLPPKDDENPDEALRERSIIGIQILKDFEYNAKDKEWKDGTIYDPKSGKTYDCYAWLESEDLLKLKGFVAGIRWMGKSSEWYKTTL, from the coding sequence ATGAAAAGATTATTTATTCTTTTTTTCCTCGGAATTTATGCAATGGCAGGATTTGCGCAGGAAGCCGATAAAATTGTTGGCGTATGGTGGAACGATGAAAAGACTACAAAAATTGAAGTAGAGAAAAAAGATGGGAAATACATCGGTACAATTGTATATATGATTCCGGAGAAGTACGAAAACGGATTGCCTCCAAAAGATGACGAGAATCCGGACGAAGCTTTACGCGAACGTTCAATTATTGGTATTCAGATTTTAAAAGATTTTGAATACAATGCCAAAGACAAAGAATGGAAAGACGGAACCATTTACGACCCCAAATCGGGTAAAACCTACGATTGTTATGCCTGGCTGGAAAGCGAAGACTTGTTGAAACTTAAAGGTTTTGTTGCCGGGATTCGCTGGATGGGCAAAAGCTCGGAATGGTATAAAACAACGTTGTAA
- a CDS encoding radical SAM protein: protein MSTFLFDKIIFGPVKSRRLGVSLGINLLPTHVKVCSFDCIYCECGFTPKEYEEKVTLPGRSEVREKLKLKLQEMIAENQLPDVITFAGNGEPTLHPEFAGIIDDTIELRDQLTPNARIAVLSNATMIHRKPVFDALLKIKDNIQKLDSAFEETVKLLDCPKGTFNLQRTIEQLVAFKGKVIIQTMFVRGSFKGQNIDNTTEKEISAWLELIQKINPLQVMIYTIARDTPIETLEKVPLNELNSIADRLRKIGFDVQVSG from the coding sequence ATGTCGACATTCCTTTTTGATAAAATTATTTTTGGCCCTGTAAAAAGCCGGCGTTTGGGAGTTTCTTTGGGTATTAATCTTTTGCCAACTCATGTAAAAGTTTGTTCGTTTGATTGTATTTACTGCGAATGTGGTTTTACGCCCAAAGAATACGAAGAAAAAGTTACACTGCCCGGGCGGAGTGAAGTGCGTGAAAAACTGAAGTTAAAATTGCAGGAAATGATTGCTGAAAATCAGCTGCCTGATGTAATTACTTTTGCCGGAAACGGAGAACCCACTTTGCATCCCGAGTTTGCCGGAATAATTGACGACACCATTGAATTACGAGATCAGCTTACGCCAAATGCGCGCATTGCAGTTTTGTCGAATGCAACAATGATTCACCGCAAACCGGTGTTTGATGCACTGCTAAAAATCAAGGATAATATTCAAAAACTCGATTCGGCTTTTGAAGAAACAGTAAAACTGCTCGACTGTCCGAAAGGAACTTTTAACCTGCAACGTACCATTGAGCAGCTGGTGGCCTTCAAAGGGAAAGTAATCATTCAAACCATGTTTGTGCGCGGCAGTTTTAAAGGACAAAACATTGATAATACTACGGAAAAGGAAATTTCGGCCTGGCTTGAATTGATACAAAAAATAAATCCCTTGCAGGTTATGATTTATACCATTGCAAGGGATACACCCATCGAAACGCTCGAAAAAGTTCCGCTTAATGAACTGAATTCAATTGCGGACCGGCTTCGAAAGATCGGTTTTGATGTGCAGGTTTCCGGGTAG
- a CDS encoding MBL fold metallo-hydrolase, translating into MPKPKIIYKRIGYSNSILIANGNNSILVDTGVSGRMKNFRILFREAGLEPEDIKLIVLTHTHYDHTGNLRELVKYTGAKVLVHQNEFGNLKSGFTPIPHGQGKYSNFISELGRKLHPTYASPRPFVADIINPDKFDLSAFEIEGEIISTPGHTNGSQSVLIGKDLIAGDTFLNMRNGRIFPPFANDPKVLLETWESLFQLNIETIYPGHGKRFTIEKSYKDYELWKQKLYH; encoded by the coding sequence ATGCCAAAACCAAAAATTATTTACAAACGAATTGGTTATTCAAACAGTATTTTGATTGCTAATGGGAATAATTCTATTCTGGTTGATACCGGAGTAAGCGGGCGCATGAAAAATTTCAGGATACTGTTTCGTGAGGCAGGATTGGAACCTGAAGATATCAAACTGATCGTTTTAACACACACGCACTACGACCACACAGGAAACCTTCGTGAACTGGTAAAATACACCGGGGCAAAAGTTTTAGTGCACCAAAACGAATTCGGGAACCTGAAGAGTGGTTTTACACCCATTCCGCATGGGCAGGGCAAGTATTCCAATTTTATTTCAGAATTAGGCCGAAAGTTGCATCCTACCTATGCTTCGCCCCGGCCATTTGTTGCCGACATAATTAATCCGGATAAATTCGACTTAAGTGCTTTTGAAATTGAAGGTGAAATAATATCAACTCCGGGGCATACCAATGGTTCACAATCGGTTTTAATTGGCAAAGATTTAATTGCCGGCGATACGTTTCTGAACATGCGAAATGGCCGGATATTTCCACCTTTTGCCAACGATCCAAAAGTTTTGCTGGAGACCTGGGAGAGCCTGTTTCAACTAAATATCGAAACAATTTATCCCGGACACGGGAAACGTTTTACAATAGAAAAATCATATAAAGATTATGAATTGTGGAAACAGAAACTCTATCACTAG
- a CDS encoding TonB-dependent receptor, translating into MIRIYTLLILFIFVGSTINAQENHSDAVIIGHVVSNGEHIPFVNIYLEGTNYGTATDVTGHYMLIDLPTGEFTLVAKMVGYRLGKKQVVLKAGETVEVKFDLEEDVIHMDEVVITGTKTFKRQTESAVIVNVLDGKTIDKVAAQTISESLSFQPGLRMETDCQTCNYTQLRMNGLGGAYSQILINSRAVFSPLTGLYGLEQLPTALVERIEVVRGGASALYGSSAIGGTVNIITKVPQRNSYEVTSNNTIIGSDALDYNVNATLTALSQKRNAGMAMYAFHRNRDAYDANGDNFSELPEITNNSFGINSFFQLDEDQKIEANFSATNEYRYGGEQIEGPAYIAKQSEERTHDIIMGGIDYSYNRSMNTGFVVYTAGQYTKRKHYTGIAPDGGDELQDFNNAPPYGHSKNYTYQFGAQLNHAVNNFVGAGTNILTFGAEFVTDDVYDQIEAYDYLIDQTTNNFGAFVQSDWSITQKTTLLAGIRADKHNFVDDLILNPRVSLLLKPNLNTQLRLSWSTGFRAPQAFDADMHIAFAGGGIQTIKLAEDLEAERSQSVSTSLNWDKPSEKHIYGFTLEGFYTQLKDAFILEETGTDESGNSVMEKRNGGNSYVYGATFEARTNLNRKLQIEAGFTLQKSRYEEEVIWSEELPGTKDYLRTPDAYGYYTLSWTPTQRFSASLSGVYTGTMLVPHYGLAGDAGTIDEDVLFESPAFMETNIKLGYTINLKRIDSSIEFFGGVSNLFDEYQDDFDSGKNRDSGYIYGPAKPRSVFFGVKLFN; encoded by the coding sequence ATGATAAGAATATATACTTTGTTAATCCTGTTCATCTTTGTTGGGAGCACTATAAATGCACAGGAAAACCACAGCGATGCTGTAATTATTGGCCATGTGGTTTCAAATGGCGAACACATTCCTTTTGTAAATATCTATCTGGAAGGAACAAACTACGGAACGGCAACCGATGTTACCGGTCATTACATGTTAATTGATTTGCCTACCGGAGAATTTACCTTGGTGGCTAAAATGGTTGGTTATAGACTGGGTAAAAAACAAGTTGTCTTAAAAGCCGGAGAAACAGTTGAAGTAAAATTCGATCTGGAAGAAGATGTAATCCACATGGATGAAGTGGTGATTACAGGCACCAAAACTTTTAAGCGCCAAACGGAAAGTGCGGTTATCGTAAATGTACTCGATGGAAAAACAATCGATAAAGTTGCTGCACAAACGATTTCAGAATCGCTTAGTTTTCAACCGGGTTTACGCATGGAAACCGATTGCCAAACCTGTAATTACACGCAGTTGCGAATGAATGGTTTGGGTGGAGCCTATAGTCAAATTCTCATCAACAGCCGTGCGGTTTTTAGCCCTTTAACCGGATTGTACGGTTTAGAACAGTTGCCCACTGCTTTGGTAGAACGCATAGAAGTTGTGCGCGGAGGGGCTTCGGCTCTTTACGGATCGAGTGCCATTGGCGGAACGGTAAATATTATAACCAAAGTTCCACAGCGTAACTCATACGAAGTTACTTCCAACAACACCATCATTGGTTCGGATGCACTTGATTACAATGTGAATGCAACACTAACGGCTTTATCGCAAAAACGAAATGCGGGAATGGCCATGTATGCTTTTCATCGCAATCGTGATGCTTACGATGCCAACGGCGATAATTTTTCGGAACTACCGGAAATCACCAATAACTCCTTTGGAATAAATTCCTTTTTTCAACTGGATGAAGATCAAAAGATTGAAGCCAACTTTTCGGCCACAAACGAATACCGTTACGGAGGCGAACAAATTGAGGGTCCGGCCTATATTGCTAAACAATCGGAAGAACGCACCCACGATATTATTATGGGAGGAATTGACTACAGTTACAACAGAAGCATGAATACCGGTTTTGTTGTTTATACAGCCGGACAATACACAAAACGGAAACATTATACCGGAATAGCACCCGATGGCGGAGATGAATTGCAGGATTTTAACAATGCCCCTCCATACGGACATTCAAAAAATTACACCTATCAATTTGGCGCACAACTCAATCATGCAGTTAACAATTTTGTGGGTGCAGGAACAAATATTTTAACGTTTGGTGCCGAGTTTGTTACCGACGATGTGTACGACCAGATTGAAGCATACGATTATTTAATTGATCAAACCACAAATAACTTTGGAGCCTTTGTTCAAAGCGATTGGTCCATCACTCAAAAAACAACTTTACTCGCCGGTATCCGTGCCGACAAACACAACTTTGTTGATGACCTGATTTTAAATCCACGAGTTTCATTGTTGTTAAAACCAAATTTGAACACACAACTTCGCTTGTCGTGGTCAACCGGATTTCGTGCTCCGCAGGCCTTCGATGCCGACATGCACATTGCTTTTGCAGGAGGAGGAATTCAGACCATTAAACTTGCCGAAGACCTTGAAGCAGAACGCTCTCAAAGTGTAAGTACTTCGCTAAACTGGGACAAACCCAGCGAAAAACACATTTACGGATTTACCCTCGAAGGATTTTACACCCAGCTAAAAGATGCATTTATACTTGAAGAAACGGGTACCGATGAATCGGGAAATTCGGTAATGGAAAAAAGAAACGGCGGCAACAGTTATGTTTACGGAGCCACTTTTGAAGCACGCACCAACTTAAACCGGAAGCTACAAATAGAAGCAGGTTTTACACTTCAAAAAAGCCGGTACGAAGAAGAGGTTATCTGGTCGGAAGAACTTCCGGGAACCAAAGACTACTTAAGAACACCCGATGCATACGGATATTATACCTTAAGCTGGACACCAACTCAACGATTTAGTGCATCGCTGTCGGGAGTTTATACCGGAACAATGTTGGTGCCGCATTACGGACTTGCAGGCGATGCCGGAACTATTGATGAAGATGTTTTGTTTGAATCGCCGGCTTTTATGGAAACAAACATTAAACTGGGATACACCATCAACCTAAAAAGGATTGATTCATCTATCGAATTTTTTGGGGGTGTAAGCAATCTTTTTGATGAATATCAGGATGATTTTGACAGTGGTAAAAATCGTGACAGCGGCTATATTTACGGCCCGGCAAAACCGCGTTCCGTATTTTTTGGTGTGAAACTGTTTAATTAA